The DNA sequence GGCCGCGGCGTGCAGCATGGACGCGACCGTCCAGATGCCCACGAAGAGCATGAAGCCCACGCGCGTGCCCACCTTGTCCAGGATGCGCCCGGAGATGGACTGCGAGATGGTGTACGCCAGCAGGAACATGGTGACCACGCGCGAATAGCTCACGTTGGTCATGTGGAACTGCTCCATGATCGTCGGCGCCAGCACCGACAGGGTCATGCGGTCTACGTAGTTGACCACCGTGACCAGGAAGATCATCCCGATCATCAGCCAGCGCAGGCCCTTGAACCGCCCCGCGGGCGACGCTCCCGCGCCGGTGGACGCGTGGCCGCGGGCGGCCTGGGCCGTGCTCGTCGTTCTCGCCATCTCGCTCCGTGGATCTCCGCCGCGGGGGCGGGTGTGGATGCGCGCGGGCGCCGCGTCCGCCGTCGTTTGGCCGACGGACGGGCGCCGCGGTTGTCGCTAGATGAAGTACGCGCCGCCGTTGATCTCCAGCGACTCACCGTTCACGTACGACGAGGCGTCGGAGGCCAGGAAGAGCACGGCGTTCGCCACGTCGCCCGCCTCGCCCTCGCGGCCGGCGGCGGTGCGCGAGGCGACCACCTGCCGTACCTCCGGCTTGGTGAAGGTGTCGTGGAACGTGGTGTTGATCATCCCCGGCGACACGGCGTTCACGCGGATCTTGCGCGGCGCCAGCTCCTTGGCCAGCCCGCGCGTGAGCGTGAGCACGCCGCCCTTCGCGGCCGAGTACGCCAGCGCGCCGCCCCCGCCGCCGTCGCGCGCCGCGAGCGACGAGACGTTGACGATGGCGCCGCCGTCGGCGAAGTGCGGGAGCGCGGCCTGCACGGCCAGGAAGACGCTCTTGAGGTTGAGGTCCATCACCGCGTCC is a window from the Longimicrobiaceae bacterium genome containing:
- a CDS encoding glucose 1-dehydrogenase, with translation MRVDLNGKVAIVTGGARDIGAAVVRKLAESGAAVVVNYNSSAGRANSLAGEVTAAGGKAVAVQADVSTAQGVKHLVDETLAAFGGRIDVLVNNAGGILARKKIDEMDEAFWDAVMDLNLKSVFLAVQAALPHFADGGAIVNVSSLAARDGGGGGALAYSAAKGGVLTLTRGLAKELAPRKIRVNAVSPGMINTTFHDTFTKPEVRQVVASRTAAGREGEAGDVANAVLFLASDASSYVNGESLEINGGAYFI